A genomic segment from Bacillota bacterium encodes:
- a CDS encoding SpoIIIAH-like family protein, which produces MIFDRRALLRFTAFLVVILVCAGYVAIKWNSLKGKATPGNDLKVSAGEGGLSAGGLGLGAAGTGGSGANAANQDFFIDYRLDRDRVRSQQIDQLRELMNNPKADEATRQQAGQRWLKMTDEMGREVELEGLIRSKGFDDAVVVLRDNAAVVIVKVKELTQVEVARIADLVAKVGGVKAENVNIVPKTK; this is translated from the coding sequence ATGATCTTTGACCGTCGAGCCCTTCTGAGGTTCACAGCCTTCCTCGTGGTCATCCTCGTCTGTGCCGGGTACGTGGCCATCAAGTGGAACAGCCTGAAGGGCAAAGCCACGCCAGGCAACGACCTCAAGGTCTCGGCCGGGGAGGGCGGCCTATCAGCGGGTGGGCTCGGGTTGGGAGCCGCCGGGACGGGCGGCAGCGGTGCAAACGCGGCCAATCAGGATTTCTTCATCGACTATCGGTTGGACCGCGATCGCGTCCGCAGCCAGCAGATCGATCAACTGCGCGAACTGATGAATAACCCCAAGGCCGACGAGGCGACCCGGCAGCAGGCCGGCCAACGTTGGCTGAAGATGACCGACGAGATGGGCCGCGAGGTCGAGCTCGAGGGGCTCATCCGCTCGAAGGGCTTTGACGACGCGGTGGTCGTGCTCCGCGACAACGCGGCGGTGGTCATCGTCAAGGTCAAGGAGTTGACCCAGGTCGAGGTGGCCCGCATCGCCGACCTCGTGGCCAAGGTCGGGGGGGTCAAGGCGGAGAACGTCAACA